One window of Siniperca chuatsi isolate FFG_IHB_CAS linkage group LG19, ASM2008510v1, whole genome shotgun sequence genomic DNA carries:
- the LOC122867012 gene encoding kappa-type opioid receptor-like isoform X2, which yields MCNRYTKMKTATNIYIFNLALADALVTTTMPFQSTDYLLNTWPFGEVVCKVFISIDYYNMFTSIFTLTMMSVDRYVAVCHPVKALDFRTPIKAKMINVCIWILSSAAGIPAFILGGTQTKSDITECALQFPEPYVYWDTLMKICVFVFAFVVPVLIITVCYSLMVLRLKSVRMLSGSREKDRNLRRITRLVVVVVAVFVVCWTPIHIFILVKALASVPETTAIMAAYFFCVALGYTNSSLNPVLYAFLDENFKRCFKDFCLSAKLKGDKVSGSKKAPSTVREAAVPLENADGTSKPS from the exons ATGTGTAACAGGTACACAAAGATGAAGACAGCCaccaacatttacattttcaacttAGCGCTCGCTGATGCCCTCGTCACCACCACAATGCCCTTCCAGAGCACGGACTACCTGTTGAATACCTGGCCCTTTGGTGAGGTGGTTTGCAAGGTCTTCATCTCCATCGACTACTACAACATGTTCACCAGTATCTTCACTCTCACCATGATGAGTGTGGATCGCTACGTGGCAGTGTGCCACCCAGTGAAAGCCCTGGACTTCCGCACTCCGATTAAAGCCAAGATGATCAATGTGTGCATCTGGATCCTGTCCTCAGCTGCAGGGATACCTGCATTTATTCTGGGTGGCACCCAGACGAAGAGCG ACATAACTGAGTGTGCCTTACAGTTCCCAGAGCCGTATGTGTACTGGGACACGCTGATGaagatatgtgtgtttgtctttgcctTCGTTGTGCCTGTGCTCATCATCACCGTGTGCTACTCCCTCATGGTCCTGAGGCTGAAGAGCGTCCGAATGTTGTCCGGCTCACGGGAAAAAGACCGCAACCTGCGCCGGATCACGCGGCTGGTGGTGGTCGTGGTGGCCGTGTTTGTGGTCTGCTGGACCCCCATTCACATTTTCATCCTGGTTAAGGCGCTCGCGAGCGTGCCCGAAACCACCGCCATTATGGCCGCCTACTTCTTCTGCGTGGCTCTGGGCTACACTAACAGTAGCCTCAACCCTGTCCTCTATGCCTTTCTGGATGAGAACTTCAAACGCTGCTTCAAAGACTTCTGCCTCTCGGCCAAACTGAAGGGGGACAAGGTGTCAGGGAGCAAGAAGGCCCCCAGCACTGTGCGGGAGGCTGCTGTTCCCCTGGAGAATGCAGATGGGACTAGTAAGCCATCATGA